A region from the Aegilops tauschii subsp. strangulata cultivar AL8/78 chromosome 5, Aet v6.0, whole genome shotgun sequence genome encodes:
- the LOC109765610 gene encoding protein H2A.6 yields MAGRKGGDRKKAVTRSVKAGLQFPVGRIGRYLKKGRYAQRVGSGAPVYLAAVLEYLAAEVLELAGNAAKDNKKTRIIPRHLLLAVRNDQELGRLLAGVTIAHGGVIPNINSVLLPKKSAAAEKEAKSPKKKAATKSPKKKAAATKE; encoded by the exons ATGGCCGGAAGGAAGGGCGGCGACAGGAAGAAGGCGGTGACCCGCTCCGTAAAGGCCGGGCTCCAGTTCCCCGTCGGCCGCATCGGGCGCTACCTCAAGAAGGGCCGCTACGCCCAGCGCGTCGGCTCCGGCGCCCCCGTCTACCTCGCCGCCGTCCTCGAGTACCTCGCCGCCGAG GTCCTGGAGCTTGCAGGCAACGCTGCCAAGGACAACAAGAAGACGCGCATCATCCCGCGCCACCTGCTGCTCGCCGTCCGCAACGACCAGGAGCTCGGCAGGCTGCTCGCTGGCGTGACCATCGCCCACGGTGGCGTGATCCCCAACATCAACTCTGtgctgctccccaagaagtccgccgcagccgagaaggaggccaagtCGCCCAAGAAGAAGGCCGCCACCAAGTCCCCCAAGAAGAAGGCCGCCGCCACCAAGGAGTAG